The nucleotide sequence GCAGGCAGCGGGGTGGGTGTCATGGGGACGGTCCCTGTGCCAGTGGGGGGCTGCTCCTCGCCTGTCCCCTGTGGGGAAGTCGCcctgggagggggctgcggaGGGGCAGCGCTGGTGGAAGGTGGAGGTGAGGGGTTGGGGGGCTCCGAGGGGtttggggtgttgggggggACGCTGGCATcgtgcaggctggcagctgccctgctCGGCTCGCCCGTGCCCACTGCCAGTCCGTAATACAGCCGTGCCCTTGGGACACTGCCTGTGGGCAATGGGGTTACCGAGGGGAGCCCCCTGCCCGGCTCTGTGCCCCCAGCTGGTGCCACCGGGCTGGCAGCAGGCCAGAGCCCTGGCAGGGcccccactgtccccatccccatgtcctgCCTGTCCCCGTGCTGCCCGCTGGGGGACATCCAGGCTGGGGCgtgcaggcagctcctggccccaggACAGCCTCGGGGGGTGCCCCAGCCCCTTCCGCAGGTGGTGGCGATGCCcaggggctgcgggcagccccctgctgccccaTCAGCCGTGCCCATCATGGAACCAGGGTCCCTCCTGTGCCCAGGGGGGGCGCATCGTGCCCACGGCTGCTGGGTGCCTGCAGGAGCCACCGGCCTCACGCAGTGGGGTGGATGCTGGGGCGAGGGGCGGGCAGCCCTGGGCCCCCCCGGCAGCACCCaggctcctggagctgctgtggaCCCCCAGGGTCtggggctgcccggggccggCAGTGCCTTCCTCGCCGTCATCTCCCTCTTCTTCGGGGGCAGGCTGAGCCCCCCCGTGACGGTCCTGCTTTCGGCACCCTCCGGCAGCTCCGATTCTTGGGGCATTTTGtggggctgctgcgggcaggtCCCGGAGGCACCGCGTCACCCGTGGGGCTCGGAGAGCAGGAGCATCTAGGAGAGCACCAGGAGCGGGGTTACGGGGCTGGGAAGTGGCACAGCATCCGGGAGGCTGGCAGTAATCCCCTGCTGGGGACATCGGTCACATAGCAGGGGAGCATcaggccctggggctgggctgggctggctccGTCCCCATCTCACCGTGACAGCTCAGGGCTCCCgtggggggcttggggaggggTGGCGGGGGGCAAGGGAAGCTCCTCGTAGGGCTTGGGGCCGATGTGACCCCTAGAGGGTCAGGCAGCGGCACCAGGAGGCAAGAGCAAGGCTGAGCCCCTTTGaagctgggcaggggctgccagaAAGCAGCAGGTTCAGCTGGTGCTGAGTGATTTCTCTGATTTTCTGAATGCCAGccgcagccccacagccccaccgCCCCCACGGCTCTCCCCTTGCGCTCggctcccagccctggctggCTGCCCACCAGGGAAACCACCCCGGCTCCTTTTACTTTCACAGGGGCTACACAAGCAGCAAGGGTTCGTGACAGAGCCCGGCCACTCAGGGGTGCTCTTTTCTGCCAtaatcatgatttttttaattattatttttttctcctgcagaacATCAGCTTCAAAACTCAGCTGGCTTAACAGAAATGCAGCACAGCTGGCCCCAGGCGGGTGACATCTCCGAGCTGGACGTGCCCgcggcagcccccagccagcaccaggtGGGTGCTGTgccctctgcagctgctctgcacgGCTGCAGGGTGAGGGCATGGCCTGGACAGGGGCCGGGGGGAGCAGGATCTCTCTGCCCTGGTGCCTGGGTCCAGCCCCGTTAGCCcttggagcagagctgtgccagagcACCGTGAGGGCTGGGCAAAATGGGAAGGGGTCTGTGACCTCCCTGCTGTCTGTGGGGTTGGGGGAGGACAGGAGCTTGGCAGGGACAGCCACCCTGGGTGCCCAGATGGGTGCAaaaccaccccccccccaaaccagGCGATGCTCCCTCACCCTCCTGCTCACCTCAGCACGGCGCTGCCGAGCTCCAGGCTCTCCCCCAAAGCACAAAGCTCCCCCAAACAGCTCGGACACCCCATCACCTCCTGCCTGGAGACCCCCGCTCCCCATTCCCTGCCCCAAACCAGAGCCCCCCGCCTTGGCCAGGAGCCTGAGCAGCCCTTACCTGCTGGGGGGAGCCCAGTGGGAGCCAGAGGGTGCACGAGCCGCCCTGTCTGCCGGGGCACCGGGGCGCACTGCGTGCGGCGGAGAAGGTCACCACGGGCCGCGTGGGAGGCTGCCTCGTGCAGCGCTCCTGCTCTCACCGCCTCCTCCCGAGGCAGCCGCAGGAGGGGTCGTGGGACCCTCCAGGTATGGGCTTCGGGGCCGTGGCCCCCCCGAGCTGAGCCCTCAGGGTGGGAAAGGGGCCGGGGATGGAGGCGGATGGGGACGCTGGGGGGCTGCACCCGCGGCACGGTGACCCCGTGGATGCTGCCATGTGGGGACCCTTGAGGAGAGGAGGTGGCCCTGGGGACTCCTGCAAACAGCCCGTGGAGCTGGTGCTGCACCAGGGCTGGGCATCCCGGGGTGTGTCCTCGTTCCCAAAATCATCCCAGCAGCTCGGGGTCCTGACACCCACCCGGGCCCTGCTCAGCCGGCAGGGAAAGTGGGAGGAGGAGCAGCCGAaacagcctcctccagcagtgACATTTAAGCCACCTTCTCTGTGGCTGTGTTGTGGTTACACACGGCTGGGTGAAAACACCTTCCCCGGCCTGGCAAGGCGCTGCTCACACTCATCTGGGTACCGAGAGCCGGGGACGGCGGCGGGGAATCACACGGAGATGCTGATTTTGGGTGggcggcagggccggggggaAGCGGGGCTCACCGTGGGTGCCTGCCCCGTCACCGCAGTGGGGTcaggcagccccggccccaagGAGCTGAGGGCaccgtggggctgggagggatgcTCGCAGCCGGGATTGCAGAGGAGGATCGCTGTGCAAGGTAGGGACAGCTGCTtgcttctgccctgctgcttcccaccaGCCTCTTGGTCCCTGCACGGCTCGGTTTTCCCCCTCTCTAGGCAGGAGGGGACAAAGGGACAGCTTCCAATGGGAAGATGCCATCGGGGATCGAAGAGCGTGAAGCGTGCACGCGTGCTCACGTATGGACACAAACGCGATGAGGTCTCAGTTCAGCCACGACAAGGTTTTATAGCTCACCCCCCCACAAGGCAGCCTCCaaagctgctggtggcagcggTGTCGTGCTCTCCTCGGCAGGTCTCCGGGTGCACTCTGCTCAGCTCCTCGCCTGAATGAAGCCCGTGGCGGTGCAGCCGTGTCCTGCTGCACACAAAACAGTGGGGCACGGGTAAATGTGGGCAAATCACCCCCAGCGCTGTACCCGGACTGCTGGCATTGGCCCTACTCAGGTTCTCTTGCTTTGGGATGACGGGAGAAGGAACGGGATGACCCTCGACCTGCAGACCCAGCCCTGTGCCCTGTCCCTTCTGCCCTTTGGAGCTGCTCCGTGCACCCGCGCTGTCCCCAGGATCTGCTCGAGGACATCCACGGGCAGGTTGGCAGctcccctgtccccaccccGGTGTCCCGGGCTGTCCCTGCCCAATTCCCTGGGCCCAGCCGGAGCAGGGGGGTCCTGCAGCTTTCCCATACCCCATGAAGGGAAGGGGGCCCCAATCCCAGCCACGTCTTGAGCTGTGTCACCCAAGCTGACTGCCCATTAAGCTGTGTCCCCCATTATAGGATTGTCCCCGGTCCTCTTTGTTCAGCTGGGCGCTGAGACTGGGGCTCTGGTGTCACAGAGGCGTGAGGTCACAGCCCTTGTCCTCGCTGCCACCACCAGCTCCAAGCACAACCCAGCCCTCGTCCCCCACTGCCGCTGCCCCAGCACCTCACCCTGCGGCCCTACACTGCCATCCGAGGCCCCCAAAAAGGAGCCAGCTGCCCCACAGGAGGTACAGCCCCCTGGCATGGCACTGTGCCCCCCTGGCCACCATCGTGGGGACATTCCTGGGCAATGCCATGGGCTGGGAGAAGCCCCTGCTGGGTTACCCAAATTACACACCTCTGCCTTGTGGGGACACGTCCCCGCGTCCCCAGGGAGTGCAAGCCTGCGGTGCTGCTTGCCGGGACGAGCTCGATaccaccctaaccctaaccccagtcctaaccctaacccctcgccctaaccctaaccttgTCTTGTCCTTGACTTTCCCTCTCCCAGGCTGGAGACATGGGGGACCAGCCCCGTCCACTGGGCAGCAGGGATCCAAAAAGCCACCTCCGCAAGGTGAGGGTCCCCACGGCGGGGCTGCGCGGGGGGCTGCGGTGCTCGGGGGGGTGCTCACCCTGCCCGCCCCGCTCTgcaggtgctgaaggagctgtcGCTGCTCAGGCTGCTGAAGCGCACGAACCGCAGGATCCTGCGGCTGCACGCCGTGGCCGTGCAGTGCTGGCACTCGCTGGCGGCGCAGGGGGTGCccggcctcctgctgctccctcccaggTAGGTCGGGGGGTAGAGGGGGCCCtgcgcccccagccctgcttggCTGCCACGTGAAGGCACAGATTTGGAGGGGTGAGGAAGAGCTAAAGGGGGATAAACTGCGGGGATGTGAATCAGaggtgggtttggggtgggcagggagggtGCCAGGTTCAGCCGTACTGGATGTCTGGGCTCAGGGCCAGCCTGGGGTGCACCAAAACACCCCGCTCCCTGCACCCCATGGAcactgcagcccagcacaggcACTTCCCTGTGCTCCAGAGCccctctctctgtgctcccCGCTGTGGGCTGTTTGATGGGACCGCGCTGAGCCATGCCCTGGGGCTGTCTGGGTTGCCCAGGGCAGGACAAACGCGCCCTTCTTCTTCTTGGATTTGGGCGCAGGATGTGCCACCTCACACCAAAGCCACAGGAGGTCACGGAGGAGGCCGTCGGCAGCCCAGCGACCaacaccaccagcagcaaggATGTGCCCATGGACCCCGAGACAGGGACCCCGCCGGGGGACCCCCAGCCGCTCGCCAAGGACCAGGGGGCTGGCGAGGCCAAGAAGGACTTGCTGGGGACCCTGCCCCAGCGCTTCCACTTGCCGGCCCCCAAAGTGCTCTGCCGGCCGTCGGCCCAGCGCTGGGTCAAACCCTGCTGCACCCGCTCCTGCGGCGAGAGCCTGGAGCACACGCTCACCATCCGCTACCCGCAGTGAGGGCGAGGCGCCGCTGCCATCGGTACGAACCCCAAGGTGCAGCATGccctgctggctgggctggggtcTTTCCACCCAGGGGACCCCCATTAAGGCCCAGCTCGTTAGCAAGGTGGTTGTGCTGCTGGCTTTCCTTCCAGGGCTGCCGGAGGTTcggggctgggaggagcaggaggtgagCTCCCGAGAGGAGATCCGTGGGGTGAGCCCTTGTGCTGTGAATAAAGGGAGTGAGCTGCGTCTCCCTGACCCAGACTTTCTGCCCGGGAGTTGTGTTTGGTTTGGCATCCCACCGTGTTTGCAGTTTGGTGGGTTCCACTTGCTTTGGGTTTGAGGGGATGGAGACACCAGGGGTGATGCCTGCGTGCAGAGGGGCTGGAAATCTTCCCTCCATGCACCCCATCACcaggcagctggaaaagcaATGCCCCTGCTGGGCTCAGGGACCAGCAGTCCCCGGGATGCCTGGCTGGGGTCAGGAGCCTCACACAGTCAGAGGtagcagctgcagggctctgctcccctGGGTTTCCTTCTGGGGAGCACGGCAGCATTGTCCCACCAGCCTCACAGGTCAAAGCCCAGCTATCCCCATCcctccagcctggagaaggagagaaaatccTCACCCATCTCCTGTGCGAGGAGGTGGGGGGCTGATCCTCCGGCAGGATGAATGGAGGGACAGAGCTGCCACCGGGCTGTGAGCTGGGACATGCCCAGTCCCCAGAGCGGTGTCACCAAAGCAGCCAGGAAACTGCTGCCACTGGGGTAAAGAAAAGCCACTCACTGGCCAGGAGCCAGGGCCGGGCTGTAAGGATGCAAACAGCCGCACGATCCCCTCCAGGACATTGCCGAGATGGGAACTGCCGGTGCCAGGATCAGCAGAGAAAACTTTATAGCTGCAGGGGCCGAAATTTCGGGCTTTGAACCCACACGCACTCAGGTCTCTGCTGAACGTTTGGCCTTGCGAAATTACAAGGGGCTGCCCGGGTtgcggctgctgcagggcggcggcggcgtccTCATGCCCTGGGGCCGAGATCTGGGAGATGCATCCCcgggggacacggggctgggggggattttgggggctGCCTCGGCAGCGAGGGGGGCGAGCCCAGCAGGGGGCACCCGGAGCGCACGGGGCGGGGGCGCGGAGTGCGGctggggagggatggagagaggggaggagagaaggatggagggagggatggagagaagGAGGGGACGGGTTTCGGGATCCAGGAAAGGGGCAGGGCGACCCCAGCCGGGGGCTGTGCGGAACCAGCCGGGGGAGGTCCGAaagggccgggctgggggctgggggatgcctccccccccccaggctctgCCCCGGCAGCCGCGCAGATCCGGGGGGCGCTGCCCTAGGGGTGCTCCGAGGAGCCGGGCTGCCCCCCCTCCAGGTGCTCATTAGCGGCGGTCCGGCCCCCTCATTAATTACCCGTGGTCAAAGCCGCTAATTAGCTGCGGCCGGAGCCGGGGCGGGGAGCGCTGGCGGCCATGGGGGGCACCGGCACGGGATTAGGATTAAGATTAGGATTAGGATTGGGGTTGCGGGATGGGGCAGCGGCGGGGCACGGCCGTGCTGCTCGTCCTGCTCGTCGCCCTGGGTAAGGCTGCGACCCCCGGCGGGTggtgggggggctgccccggctGGGGTGCGGGTGCTGGAGCCGAGGAGGTGCTGCCcgggctgggtttgggggctctgggcaggggcagggtcCCGTGCTGGTGTGTGGGGGATGCTGGTGGGCGTCCCCTGCCTCTTCTCTGTGTCGTTGCCCTGTGGTTTTTCTCTGGGGGCTCCTTGCTGGCTGCACCC is from Anas acuta chromosome 16, bAnaAcu1.1, whole genome shotgun sequence and encodes:
- the TP53TG5 gene encoding TP53-target gene 5 protein, whose protein sequence is MGDQPRPLGSRDPKSHLRKVLKELSLLRLLKRTNRRILRLHAVAVQCWHSLAAQGVPGLLLLPPRMCHLTPKPQEVTEEAVGSPATNTTSSKDVPMDPETGTPPGDPQPLAKDQGAGEAKKDLLGTLPQRFHLPAPKVLCRPSAQRWVKPCCTRSCGESLEHTLTIRYPQ